Part of the Terriglobales bacterium genome, GGAATATTTTGTTGCGTGACGTGTCTAACCAAGGGAACAACAGATACGGGCGAAACCGCTGGTCGTTTTCCGGCGTCCGCTACCCAAGCAGGAAGAACCGCTGAATGAACCCTTGCGACGAATACGCTGACAGGATGCTTCGCTACCTTGACAATGACCTCAAGGGACAGGAACTTGAAGATTTTCGTTCGCATCTGGAGTCTTGCGCCAACTGTAGAGCGCACTTGGAGGCGGAGAGAGCGCTCTCACAGACCCTGCAGCGATCTCGTCCCCTGTACTCGGCTCCCGCAGCGCTGCGCGACCGGGTTGCCATGGTGCTCCAGCACTCAGAACCCAATCGCGTTCAAAAAGTAGTGCCAGGCCTTCTCGAACGCCTTTCGAGTTGGCGAATCCTCGTCCCCGCGGCCGCTGTTCTCGCTCTGTGCCTTGCATTTGTTCCCGACATTCTGCGCGACGTACAGGCCGCAAGCTACGTCGAAACCGCAGTAGCGACGCATCGGAAGTACCTTAGTGGCAACCTTCCATCTGGGTTGCAATCGGATTCCCCAGACGCAGTCACCGCGTGGTTTGCCGGGAAAGTCCCTTTTGACTTTCGACTTCCCGTCGCTCAATCCGCTCCTGGGAAAAGTCCTGCCTACCGGCTCACCGGCGCCGCCTTGGTGAATTACAAAGGAAGCCCGGCGGCATTGGTCATGTATGACACACTGAACGACAAAATCAGCCTTCTTGTCGATTCAGCCGAATCTGCCATAGTGGCCGGTGGGGACGAGCTCCGCTTTGGCAAGCTGATTTTTCACTATCACAACGCCGAAGGCTTCCGAGTAATCACTTGGACCAATCATGGTCTCTCGTATGCGTTGGTTTCCTCGGTGTCAGGCCCGGCGCGATCATCCTGTCTTGTCTGTCACCAGAACATGGCCGACCAGGGCGATTTCAAAACTCACCCTTAGGCAAGTGATGGCGCGCCTTATCTTCCTCGGTTTCGCCGGTTCACCTCATCAGTCCGTTTAAGTCCAACCCCAGCCTTCGAAAGTTCTCCTGGGTTCTGGGAATAAACATGTCGTGCACGTGTCTTGTCTTGTGTACGAAAAAACAGTCAGGAGTAATCAATGAGCGTGACGAATATCAATGTCAATTCGGAATCAACGATAGCGCATGAGTTGCCAGCCGGGATGCATGAAGGAATTGTATTGCCGGATGACGCGGACTCAACCTGGCTAAACGCACCGCGATCCATCTTGCAGTCGGCGTTGGCCGCTTTGAGTGATGGGCGAATTTCTGAAGCTGCCGCCCACTTTGATGAGGGCTTCAAGTTCAATGACCATGCCCTCGCACTCGAATTTACGGACAAGCTCCGCTTGACCGAATTCTTTCAGAAAGCTCGGGAACAATTCCCGGATGCCGCGCTGAAACTGATTTCCCTCATGGAGAGTGGA contains:
- a CDS encoding ester cyclase, whose translation is MSVTNINVNSESTIAHELPAGMHEGIVLPDDADSTWLNAPRSILQSALAALSDGRISEAAAHFDEGFKFNDHALALEFTDKLRLTEFFQKAREQFPDAALKLISLMESGDHAIAEWKLTATQTVPYGSISCRFPVSLQGSTIVRVERGRIVEWSDYYDHASSRRMGLASHFTDWIEY